In the genome of Candidatus Methanoperedens sp., the window GTTCCGATGTTTTCTCCCTCCACGATCTTCATTACCCCATCATCAAAGTTGCTGTTGGCTATAACCATGTGGCATCCAGCTATGGATGTTATCTTGGCAGCCTCTATCTTGGTCCTCATGCCCCCAACGCCTTTCAAACTTGTAGGACTCCCGCCGTAGCTCTCGATTTCAGGCGTTATCTTTTCTATTACGCTTATTAGCTGCGCATCTTCATTTTTCTTGGGGTTCTTATTGTACAAACCATCTATATCGGATAACAGTATCAGAAGCTCTGCCTCGACCTTGCTTGCCACCATTGCAGAGAGCTTGTCATTATCCCCGAAGGTCGCTTCTATCTCATGCACGCATATCGGGTCGTTCTCATTGATTATAGGAACTACACCGGCTTCCAGGAGAGCCGAGATGGAATTCCGAAGATTAAGATAGGTCATACGGTTCGAGAAGGCTTCATAGGTCAGCAGTATCTGTGCCACCTTGAGGTCGTATTTATTGAAGGCTGCCATCCATTCCTGCATCAGGATGTTCTGGCCTACAGCAGCGGCGGCCTGCCTGAGCGGGATTTCCCGCAGGGGCGCTTTCATCTTCAGTTCCTCGCATCCTATCCCTATGGCACCTGAACTTACTACGATCAACGTTTTTCCTTTCTCCCTGAGTTTTGCCACCTGGCGGGCGATATTTTCTGTCAGCCTGCGGTTGAAAGTTCCATTTTCGCTGCTCAGAGATGACGTTCCGATCTTAATGACGATCCGTTTGATGTCCTTAAAAAGCTCTCTTCTATCAACCTTACTTTCAGGAACCGTTTTCATACTCTGCTCATTTTATCTGAAAGTCTTAAATTTAACTTCTTATGGGTATATTTACGGGCTTCCTTGCCGACATAATCAGCAACCTTGTTGCCATTCCCAAGCAGCACATATTTGTAGATCAAAAGCCCTTCCATCCCAACAGGGCCTCGGGCATGGATTTTGTTCGTGCTGATACCTACTTCTGCACCTTTTCCGTATCTATAACCATCTGAAAAACGTGTGGAGGCGTTCCACATGACACTGGATGAATCTACAAGCTCGATGAACCTGGCAGCATTACTTTTATCTTCTGTGACAATGGCATCGGTATGATGAGAACCATATTTATTGATATGCTCAATTCCTTCATCCAGTGAATCCACTATCCTGATGGAAAGGATCAGGTCGTTGTACTCGGTTCTCCAGTCTTTTTCTGTGGCATGAAGCACGGCCTTCAGGAACCCCATTTTCGATAGGATTTCGAATGACCCATTATCGCACCGCAGTTCCACCCCTGCGCCGTTGTAACGCTTTCCCATCTCAGGCAGGAACTTTTCGGCGATATCCCTGTGCACAAGCAGTGTTTCCATGGCATTGCAGACTGCTGGATATTGGACCTTTGCATCATAGCATACGTCGTAAGCTTTAGTCAGGTCCGCGATGCTGTCAACGTA includes:
- the proB gene encoding glutamate 5-kinase; translated protein: MKTVPESKVDRRELFKDIKRIVIKIGTSSLSSENGTFNRRLTENIARQVAKLREKGKTLIVVSSGAIGIGCEELKMKAPLREIPLRQAAAAVGQNILMQEWMAAFNKYDLKVAQILLTYEAFSNRMTYLNLRNSISALLEAGVVPIINENDPICVHEIEATFGDNDKLSAMVASKVEAELLILLSDIDGLYNKNPKKNEDAQLISVIEKITPEIESYGGSPTSLKGVGGMRTKIEAAKITSIAGCHMVIANSNFDDGVMKIVEGENIGTLFLAKDGKYKNRTRWIILSKPSGKLIVDKGAEKAIRNKRGLLPSGIIDVTGPFDRGDIIEMESDGLVFAKGITDYTSSELNKIKGKHSDMIEKVLGYKNYDEVVRKTNIGLL